A section of the Triticum dicoccoides isolate Atlit2015 ecotype Zavitan chromosome 7A, WEW_v2.0, whole genome shotgun sequence genome encodes:
- the LOC119332441 gene encoding mediator of RNA polymerase II transcription subunit 11-like, giving the protein MEELGNSQGPRGEAVVAHCREFMLYMKEIQTTLREEIKSACEYRPFEMCDYSARIANEICCKKLEYVIEKMDAMQLNIEHSTNEV; this is encoded by the exons ATGGAGGAGCTGGGGAACTCGCAGGGTCCCCGCGGCGAGGCCGTCGTCGCTCACTGCCGCGAGTTCATGCTCTACATGAAG GAAATTCAAACTACATTGCGTGAGGAAATAAAAAGTGCTTGTGAATACCGGCCATTTGAGATGTGTGACTACAGTGCAAGGATTGCTAACGAGATTTGTTGCAAAAAGCTGGAGTATGTGATTGAGAAGATGGATGCCATGCAACTGAACATTGAGCACAGCACCAATGAAGTTTAG